In Cyclopterus lumpus isolate fCycLum1 chromosome 2, fCycLum1.pri, whole genome shotgun sequence, the genomic stretch TACTGGGTCCAGGCCCAGGGTCCATGCACCTGAGCCTCTGTATGAAGTGcaaaaggaccacaaagagatgcaacattatcagagagatgcaaaacgaccacagagagatgcaaaatgaccgaAAAGAGATGCAGAGCAACTAGAGTGAGACACAAatggaccacaaagagatgcaaaacgaaaCAAAATTACTGCAGAGAGCaaccaaaaaatacaaagaacTACAAAGAAGCAAAAGAGACACAAGCCCCTGCAAAGCGCCTGCAAAAAGCACCTGCAAAGCATCTGCAAAGCGCCTGCAAAGCGCCTGCAAAGAGTCTGCAAAGCATCTGCATCTGCAAAGCGTCATCAAAGCATCTGCAAAGAGTCTGTAAAGATGTAAAGCGACTGCAAAGAGTCTGCAAAGCATCTGCATCTGCAAAGCGTCTGCAAAGCATCTGCAAAGAGTCTGCAAAGCATCTGCATCTGCAAAGCGTCATCAAAGCGTCTGCAAAGAGTCTGCAAAGAGTCTGTAAAGAGTCTGTAAAGAGTCTGTAAAGCGACTGCAAAGAGTCTGCAAAGCATCTGCATCTGCATAGCGACTGCAAAGCATCTGCATCTGTAAAGCGACTGCAAAGCATCTGCATCTGTAAAGCGACTGCAAAGCGCCTGCAAAGCGCTTATTAATTATGTGCAGTTAATCTTCCTGTATTTGTATGCAGAATTGGTCATGGGTCACATCCTGGAGTAGATAAGAGTAGATATGAGCTCCAGACAAAAAGTAGGAGGGCCATCGGCCACAAAACTACATCAAAGTGAATGAATGTGTTAGTAGAGGTGAGAGAATGAAGCGCACACAATAGGGTGTGTGACTGCAGCATCTCCTACCTGCTCTTTGACAGAAGCCAGGaggttgttggtggtggtggtgctgctgctggcgtTTGGCTGGAGGCCGTGACCGCTCGGCCCCTCTCTGACCACCATGGGCCCTTCCCCCTCTGcgtccccctcctccatctcctccacctccccctgcGATAGTCCAGAGCCGGCTGGCTGCTGAGGTGCCCCCTCTGACCCTGCAGAAGGACTACAAGCCGGTAAGGATGTGGACAAGCACCCGAAATATCACAGTCACGGCCCCCCGGGGGGCCACCGAGTGGGTCAACATGCAGGTTTACAGGCATCATTGTGTTTCACCTGCATCGTTAACAATCCTGCAGGGACTCCTTGTGAATTCATGGAGacataaatattcaatataataCCCCAATGCACTTACAGTGTGGtttttatagtatatatattttatagtatCAATTCCTGCAGGGATTCATAATATTATCATCATGCTTTCCCATATTTTTATTCTCCTGTAGTATCTCACTGATGCATGTTATTGTATATTCCCCCTCAAAGCAGTATTACCTTAAAAGGTTATGCATTGCACGTGCAGGTGAGCATGCACGCTGCACAGAAGGCATTTAACAGCATGTCACGTTTatgatgttatttatttatttttataaatcaaATGCCTCCAGCCTCTCTGTCAAACGTTGCACATCAATCACTCAACCACCATCCGCTGGGCCAAGGACGAGGTCACGCCGACTCACCGGACCGGGGACCGGGGACCCGAGCGCCCCCCTCTCTTGTTCCGGTGCCTGGTCCACACACGAGCCTCACCGGCCGCTTGGCAAGCGGCTGTCAGCGCGCCTCACCGGCCAGATGTTGCCGTTAGAAGCAGGCCACAGCTGGCTGGATCCGTCCCGTTACGCATCCATCCTCCTCCCGCAGGCGGCCGTGACAGCTACTACATTTCCCACGCGCCGTCAcgacaaaataaacaaaaacagtccCGTGCGCGTTCACACACGCTCCTCGCGCAATATAGTGGTGCTTTCTTCTCGTTTTATCCGGCGTGCAGGTTCCAATGCGCCCGTCTGCCCCTGACGTCCGCGCGGCACCCAGTCACCCGCCCACCAACACGCCCAGCGACTGTTACCGATCGGCGGCGTGACGTCACCATGCGGCTATGGATCGGTTCTCCCGATACAGGAATCGATCCGGCGCCGATGGGAACGTCGCACGCGCGGAACGTCGGCGTTGCAGAGTGAGATGCGGCTCCGTGCAAACAGGAGGGGAAGGATGCAGCCTGCAGCGGACGCTTGTGCGTGcacgtgcgcgtgtgcgcgcgtgtgttttttctctcctttacaCACAACTGCTGTAGGCCTGACTGGTCCTTATGGGACCCACAGAGGAGGATTAAATAGTAAACGTGGATGAAGTACGTCAGTGTAAATTATGCATGGgagcacattttgttttatgagTTAAACGAGTTCAAATAAACCTACAAAACACCTGCAGGTCAGGTGTGTGAGTGTCCTTTCAATCCAAATGAATACAGTTCAATTCAATGTTTGAAGGTCTGATGATAGGCAGTTCAGTTCtgttcatattgtgtgtgtgtgtgtgtgtgtgtgggtattcATCTCCTCCTTGGCTCCTCCTTCTTTTGCTGTCAGGGTGGAGAGGGCTATTTTGTGCATTTCCTTTCAGCTACACAGGTTgaccaacaatgacaataaatacacTGCATAAAACACAAGTTTATCAGTGTGTGATACTTAGAATGTGTTTAGTGAGGTCTCAGTCCTCTTTGACCTCTAAAATCTAATACATTAGTTATATATTCGCCAGTATAACTTCCATCCTGAATTGTTCCACTTGGTTAAATAACAACAGGACACGAGTACATGCACATGCCCATTTATTGAAATGATAATTGAGAGTCTGTGTGCAGTCATCAACAAAGAGCAGGGTCTTACATCGAGTTGTCACGTGGGTTTTCTCCCACGATCTTGTGTTTAAAAAGCTGCCTTCTTTAGTCTCTTCTGGTACATTTGCATTCAAAATGAACCACTtgcagattaaaaataaataaaaataagcaaGCGACAAGACTTCGAGGAGGACTCTGCAAAGTTAAGCCACTAAAGATTCCCGCTATATTGGTTTGCAAACTGATGAACCACCAACTCGTACTGGGAGGAGAAGCAACACAAATACTGTACCTGAATATCTAAcagttcataaaaaaataaacctgcTCAACGCAAACTATATCAAAAAAGATGATGCATTCCTCCTCCTGCAAAATAAAATCCTGTGTGTCTAGTCTGCAACACCTTTTAGTACCACATGGAGATGAATTATGCACCATTGCTTGGTTGTGATGAACATGACACGTCTCCTGTAAGATTTTTTTAAACGACAGTCCGCTTACTGCTGCAGGTGATGAATTTGTTGGATTTACGAGGATGAACCCGGAGCTTTAATCTCACCGTTAACACCCAAATAAATCATTggctttttcattttaaagagaAGTTTCTCCGCCTGACAAATGTCCCTGTCGGGTTCACGGTTGCggctaaaagaagaaaaagtataaCTGTTTAAATGACACAAAGCTGAACCGTCTATcgaataaaaagaaaaccattACTGAGATATGCCAACAGGAGGAAGCGGTGGAGTCATTCCCGTCTCCTCCGTCCGTGAACCTTCCCCATCGCCAGTCGGCACCTTAACGAAACACTCAACTTAAATCCGGGATTAACATTTCttttagtaaaacaaaaagggtGTGAAAATGCTTCAAAAGTTCTGTTTTAAAGGCCTTATTAATGTCTCGTTAATTGGAAATTAAACTGGATCCAGTGTCACAGTACGGTGGAAACCAGTCGGCACAGAAATCCTtctaatctgttttttttcccccagcgGTATTAACAATACTTCATAGTgatatcaattaaataaattaatttacGAGGCAGAAAATAGATGGACGTATTAAGTTCAGCAATACTGACGtttgctaaaaaataaaatacactgtTGTAATAAATAGGTTATGTTATTGAGTGATTTGTTTGctttaaaataatcaataaagcAGCTTTCTCTCGATCGACAGATCTGTTTTGATAATATTGGTAACCGTTACTAAACACCGTGTCACGAGATGGAGGGTTCGTTGTGATCAGCTGTGCACTAACGCTAACTTCTCCTACTGGAGTCTACGGAGTGAAAAACAACACTCTGCATGGTTGGCATATTGAGAACTCACTTTTAAAAACTCGTCCCTGGCACCGGAGTTTATGATTAATACTTTATCTATGAGTGACGGGTTTAAAAAGGCTGAATGGGAAAGCAGTAACACTGGGAGGGCTTTAACATACAGGAGAGTCCTAATTTAGCTCCATCATTAGCAAGCTTCTGACCTAAAGTGGCTGGCATCAAACACTTATTGACCTACTGTTTCATAATCATCAGAATATGGATCTTGCAGTAAACTCTTCCTTTAGTTTTAAATATGAGGTATATTTCTTCTAAAAAAGGGGCTTTTCTTCTGACTATCGGACGAAATACAGCTTGGACAATCAAACGATGCACGTTTCTTGATTTTAGATCTGAGACAACAgaatagtgtgtgtggggggggagaagTCATAGAGAAGGGACACCTTTTGCAGAGCAGCAAcctaaacaaaatgtaatctttGGCCCTTTTTAACCAAAAGAACCACGGTGGTCGCGGCCGGCAGGTCGtttccaaaaaacacacaaacctccCGACATCCCTTCAGAGAGCAGGAGCCCTTGATCCAAACAAAATCATATTTCACGTCACTGGAACCACGTTTCATTAgaacaaacactttaaaaattCTACTAACTCGATCTTCATACAACCAGGGAGGGAAAGTAACTCGAGCCGCCAGGTGAATCCAAGCTTCAGCTCCAACCGTTGAGCCTTCTCACCCGACCTGCCTCTCCGGGCCCAGAACCTGtcagtctccctctccctcccccactAAGCACAACTCGTCTTTCAAATCGAGGAACGCCAATacagaaatggaaaatatatatatactgcgaGCACCGACACGTCTACTCAACAAAATCAgcgtgaactttttttttttttacaaattaaagcaaataaataaaaggaggaCAGTACCGTTGCATAAACATGAGTACAAAACCTAACAGTCAGTGGATGTACAATAAATGTGAGTGAATCCcagatggggggtgggggggcgtaGTAGTGTGTCATAGGTTTGTAGGAACCGTGAACCAGTGTTAGGACGgaccccctttccccccccccaccaaagcCAGAACCTGAACGCGCTACTCCAGCTCGTCCACATCCTCCGTCATGACGGTGCTGGTCTGTTCTGAGGTCACACCTGCAAGGACAACGTAAACAATCAGCAcctgaggtaaaaaaaaaaaaaaaaaaaacggtaccGCAAAACGCTTTGCGAGTAAAGAACGATGTCGTACTTGAAGCGTCGTCATCGTCGGTGGAGGACTTCTTCTTGTTGGCGACGTAGCCGTGACTCAGCAGCTTGGTCATGCTGACCGGGAGAGCCGCCTTCTCGTGACACCTGGAAGGCGAAGGGACGTCGTTACGAGTAAACTAAATATCTCGTGCGGCGAGCTCGTCTCGCACTCTTAAATATTTGCGTTGTTGCaactcttatttttttaaacgttaaAACACTCACGTCCTCTTGTATTTGTTGGTCATGGACAGACCTTCCATGTCGTTCGCAACTCCATCAGGAGACATCTGGAGGGACGGAAAGGTTTTATGCTTTCTGCTTATTTGTGGAGCACTTAATGGCGATTACAACGCGGACGCAGCAGCCGCTTTATTGGGTCGTTCTGCAGAATTACACACCGATTCACTTCATTGACACGTGTACGAGCTGACGAGCAAGTTAAACATGTAGTGGTGACGGAGCAACGGATGGAGGGAGCGATTCATCATGCAATGGAAAATGATTGAAGAAActgaaatgaacaaaaaaatgtctgGATTCCGAGAGCAAGGCTGATCTGACAGGTACCCCGAGTAAAACTAGCAAATGGTTCGGCCATTTACTTCAATATGAATACTTTCCTATAAATAGGTGaggaatatataatatatatatatatatatattaaaacatatatattttaaatatagggCTTGTTGTTTTGTCCAGATGAAACTTCCTCAGTCTTTGATGTAAAAACAAGCGTTGCTTTGAAATATACTTCATATGGATGTGTTTTATCGGGTACTTTCAATACATCACTCTGTACTTACCATAAAACTTTAAAGAAATATGTCCACAAAGCTACCACACAGCCAAAGCACGGGCAGGAAGTGAAACCCAAATGAATTTTAACCAAACTGCGAATGCGTCGATGGAGCAAAattaggttaaaaaaaaaaaagggggaaaggtggtggtgaaaaaataaaaggatgGAAGACATGGACACGGTATAAATGTTTGGGGGTGACTAGTTGGGTCCATTCACCTCGTTATCAGGGGAAATTCTATCATCGTTTTCCCAGGTCGAACTGTTATCAGTCCCAAACGGTGCAGCCAGAAGCTGCTTGCTCGCCATCATCATGCTGTCGGGAGACGTAGGTTTGCTTCCGCTGTAAGCACAAAACCACGGTGATGTAGACACGATGGGAAATGACTGCTGATCACATTCTGGGAGATGTGGGCTGAGGCCCGTTTCGCTTGGAGAGTGCTTCACGCGGCTCTTAGGAGGGCGGAGAAGCATCTAGGAATGTCGTGCTTCGTCTTAACAACCCAGTGTGCTGAGAAAATACGTGCTCAAAGTCGATCCCAGAGAAAGATGTTGTTGCTTTCGTAAGCTTCATgctttatactgtatatatttaacaaTCACTGAGGCCatgaaaagtattttattttagtctccaggtaaaaaaaaaaaaaaagttgtgtgtgGGAAACTGACTTTAAAAAGTCGTTGGGGTTGTTTTGAGTCGCACACAAACCCACCGTCTCCTCGTTAGGGTACTCGTCTGTGTTTGCTCTCACCCCTTTGACTCATCCCCTCCAAACCAGGTCGGTGGATTGTAGGCCTTCATGGGTTGGTCATCGGTATCGGCGTCATGACTCAACAGCCCTGCAGGGAGGCGACACGATGTTCGACATGAAACACTGCCGGCAAATTACGAATCATTGTACTGTATCTCACCTGCGGGACAACAGTGGGGTATTTAACTTTGTGGCCTGAACAATTACTCTCCTACAAAACACCGCAAAATATACTCTGCAAAGTAACTGTTTAGTAGATAACACGTGTACCAAACTTACCAAaagcatgaataaaaaataaggaATAAATGGAGTTTGGCACACAGGAGCAATCCCTGTCTGACTGATAAAACATTTGTGATACTCAACATCAAACTTTtcattgtgaaaaacaaaagtgacCCTGTGGTCcccgagaaaaaaaacagagctgtCGCAgtttgaaacaaacaaacagcggTTGTTGTAGTTTCCCAAAATGCagataaaaatatttttggaactccttctttcatgcggtggaccGGTAGGCCACCTGTTCAGGATTTTGCATTTCAAAGAGTTGAACAACAGTGTCAACATCAATCGAATTCATTGTTGTTAGCGTTCTGCCATGAAACTGCACGAGGATCTGAACAGAGTACGAAACTTTTACCTTTGTGTCCGCCTCCCTTTGCGAGCTTGACGTACTCGGAGTCTGAGGCGAAGATCCCGACGCGCCTCCCGCTGCTCCTCTCCACCGGAGAGGTTTCATCGGCAGTCTGGGACAGGCCCGGGATCTGGGAGGTCGGTCCAGACGCGCTGTTGGTCACGACCCCGGTCTTTATACCTGCAATCACCTGAGAATTAAGTATTCGAAGGCATCACAAGTGATGGAGCCAGGAAACGCTTTGCAATGTCTTACCGCCGGGCTTGGTCCTTCGATGGTTGGGTACCGCGGCACTCATTTCAGCTGAAGACATTTTACAATCTGACGACCACGAGGGGATTCTTTAAAGTCTGTTAACGCCAAAATTAAACGTAACAGAAATTCAAGGCCAACTCACTTATTCACAAGCATATTAAATAATGTCTTACGGCATAAATTAGTTAgcgcagtttctttttttttatccaaaacTCAAAACCACACTTGTTGCACTCACAATTTCTACTATTCAAGagatttccatttttttccttACTCATCTTCCACCAAAATGGACGGACAGGGACAGTGGCCTAAACCCATTAAGGCAAACTGAGATTTCtttttagattttatttaatattctgGAAGAATTTACCAAAATACAGCCTAAACATTACTAAAATATAGCAAGTCATGCTAAACAAGGATGACCGGTCGACTCCTAGCAAAGCCATCTTTAATTCATCGATCTTTCTAATGGGGCCTGGCCTTCTGTTGCCCTGACTTCCCATATGTGACACAGCGGCCCGACTTTCCCATCGACATGGATGCAATGATGGAAATAATACGATCCTTATTTGTGCATGTGAAACAATttatattctaataataataataataacgaatAAAACGAGGAATATCTCAATTATAAAACTCGATTTGATTCAAAAGTGAGCACACTTTGCAGAGGATATAACGCTACACGTTGTATTTTGAGCACGCACACAGTGCATTGCCtgaatacaacaacaaaaacatacatgaagagCCATATAATACGTATCTTTATAAGCggaatattttta encodes the following:
- the c2h7orf57 gene encoding uncharacterized protein C7orf57 homolog, whose translation is MSSAEMSAAVPNHRRTKPGGIKTGVVTNSASGPTSQIPGLSQTADETSPVERSSGRRVGIFASDSEYVKLAKGGGHKGLLSHDADTDDQPMKAYNPPTWFGGDESKGGSKPTSPDSMMMASKQLLAAPFGTDNSSTWENDDRISPDNEMSPDGVANDMEGLSMTNKYKRTCHEKAALPVSMTKLLSHGYVANKKKSSTDDDDASSVTSEQTSTVMTEDVDELE